From the Thermodesulfobacteriota bacterium genome, one window contains:
- a CDS encoding LuxR C-terminal-related transcriptional regulator, with the protein MSKQGQKKKSTNDAPLLTMREVDILRWVQEGKTNEEIGAILGRTKWTVKFHLKNVMKKLNVTSRTQAVSQAIGKGIIVPIASEEPGASSGKIQAGVVGCGKGGAGIMEICKDNPTIDVIWAADKRPDAPGVRVAAELGIPVLPDYNEAVKSGKAELIFNVTGSDAVKKDIEKILPAGTELMGGLSARIMWQLVEERRRRVNEREKVLKQHEALYHLGLVVESIDSLKDAAYAIVDYATKLTDSPAGSLAIFDDKAGEMMLAASKGFSNEFKKVNRWEIRKGGLTGTILNHQGPLGIEDLRERPDQNPVLLKEGIRSILAAPLVVERRIVGILYANDFRKRKFRSDDLALFS; encoded by the coding sequence ATGAGTAAACAAGGGCAAAAGAAGAAGAGTACTAACGACGCTCCGCTCCTTACCATGAGGGAGGTCGACATCCTCAGGTGGGTCCAGGAAGGCAAGACCAACGAGGAGATAGGGGCCATTCTCGGCAGGACCAAATGGACGGTAAAGTTCCACCTTAAGAACGTAATGAAGAAGCTCAACGTCACGAGCCGCACCCAGGCCGTGAGCCAGGCCATAGGCAAGGGGATTATCGTCCCCATTGCCTCCGAGGAGCCCGGTGCGTCGTCGGGCAAGATACAGGCGGGTGTGGTGGGCTGCGGCAAGGGAGGGGCCGGCATAATGGAGATATGCAAGGACAACCCCACCATAGACGTCATCTGGGCGGCGGACAAGAGGCCCGACGCCCCGGGGGTCAGGGTTGCCGCCGAACTCGGGATACCCGTGCTGCCCGACTACAATGAGGCCGTAAAGAGCGGGAAGGCGGAGTTGATATTCAACGTGACGGGCTCCGACGCAGTAAAAAAAGACATCGAGAAGATACTTCCCGCCGGGACGGAGCTCATGGGCGGGCTCTCGGCGAGGATAATGTGGCAACTCGTCGAAGAGAGGCGCAGGAGGGTGAACGAGCGGGAGAAGGTCTTGAAACAGCACGAGGCCCTCTACCACCTCGGGCTTGTGGTGGAGAGCATCGACAGCCTCAAGGACGCGGCCTACGCCATAGTGGACTATGCCACGAAGCTGACCGACAGCCCCGCCGGGTCGCTGGCCATCTTCGACGACAAGGCGGGCGAGATGATGCTGGCCGCCAGCAAGGGTTTCAGCAACGAGTTCAAGAAGGTGAACAGGTGGGAGATCAGGAAAGGGGGGCTCACCGGGACCATCCTGAACCACCAGGGCCCGCTGGGCATAGAAGACCTGCGGGAGAGGCCCGACCAGAACCCGGTACTCTTGAAGGAGGGGATAAGGAGCATCCTTGCCGCGCCCCTGGTGGTGGAGAGGAGGATAGTCGGCATCCTCTACGCGAACGACTTCAGAAAGAGGAAGTTCAGGAGCGACGACCTGGCACTCTTCTCT
- a CDS encoding toll/interleukin-1 receptor domain-containing protein: MSEYRKISKTELKKILSAHKKWVWSGGEEGVRADLSRANLSGADLYEADLINADLSEADLSGADLIRADLAVADLFGANLSDAKLVGVRLIMANLSGANFSEANLSEVKLSEAKLAGANLSGARLFETLFIDVDLSKTKGLTECRFDGPCPIDHRTLARSGELPLSFLRGCGLPDEMIEYLPSLLKKAIDFYSCFISYSHEDEGFTKRLHADLQDEGVRCWYAPEDLKIGDKTRSIIDEALRVHDKVLLVLSENSVGSDWVKYEVDKALTREVKAGRTILFPLRLDDSPEKADKGWASDVWDERHIGDFSEWKDHDSYQEAFKRLLRDLKGTQVKPK, encoded by the coding sequence ATGAGCGAATACCGCAAGATATCAAAGACCGAACTAAAGAAAATCCTTTCTGCCCACAAGAAGTGGGTATGGTCGGGCGGGGAAGAGGGGGTTCGTGCGGACCTCTCCAGGGCGAACCTCTCCGGGGCGGACCTTTACGAGGCGGACCTCATCAATGCAGACCTTTCCGAGGCGGACCTCTCCGGTGCGGACCTCATCAGGGCTGACCTCGCCGTGGCGGACCTCTTCGGGGCGAACCTCAGTGATGCGAAACTCGTCGGTGTGCGCCTCATCATGGCGAACCTCTCCGGGGCGAATTTCTCCGAGGCGAACCTCTCCGAGGTGAAACTCTCCGAGGCGAAGCTCGCCGGGGCGAATCTCAGCGGTGCGCGTTTATTCGAAACCCTCTTTATTGATGTAGACCTTTCCAAGACTAAAGGCCTGACGGAGTGCAGGTTCGATGGCCCCTGCCCCATAGACCACAGGACCCTCGCCAGGTCGGGTGAGTTGCCGCTCTCCTTTCTCCGAGGCTGCGGCCTGCCGGACGAGATGATAGAGTATCTACCGAGCCTGCTTAAAAAGGCCATAGATTTCTACTCCTGTTTTATAAGCTACAGCCATGAGGATGAGGGGTTCACCAAGCGACTGCATGCCGACCTCCAGGATGAAGGTGTCAGATGTTGGTACGCCCCCGAGGACTTGAAGATAGGAGATAAGACCCGCTCGATTATAGACGAGGCCCTCCGTGTACATGACAAAGTTCTTCTAGTCCTTTCCGAAAATTCCGTTGGTAGCGACTGGGTAAAGTATGAAGTGGATAAGGCCCTGACGAGGGAGGTAAAGGCGGGCCGCACTATTTTGTTTCCGCTCCGTCTCGACGATTCGCCGGAGAAGGCCGACAAGGGATGGGCCTCGGATGTGTGGGATGAGCGCCACATAGGCGACTTCAGTGAATGGAAGGACCACGACTCTTATCAGGAGGCCTTCAAACGCCTCCTGCGAGACCTTAAGGGCACACAGGTAAAGCCAAAATAA
- a CDS encoding OmpA family protein — protein MNKMAGTAIVVVLLGSMLSCSNLQTRQQKGTATGAVAGAAVGAALGQAFGGDTESTLWGAAIGGVVGGIAGNQIGAYMDRQERELQAVAAESDAMSLARSRDVLTATFKSDVMFDLNSSALKPGANAELDRVARILNQYPETVIRVEGHTDASGPEAYNQKLSERRADAVKNALTQRNVNPQRIATVGFGESMPISSSAAMNRRVNIVIVPVEATG, from the coding sequence ATGAACAAGATGGCAGGAACGGCTATAGTCGTGGTTTTGCTGGGTTCCATGTTATCCTGCTCGAACCTGCAGACACGCCAGCAGAAAGGCACGGCTACGGGCGCCGTTGCCGGTGCGGCCGTGGGCGCGGCCCTGGGGCAGGCGTTTGGAGGAGATACCGAGAGTACTCTATGGGGCGCGGCCATCGGGGGGGTCGTCGGGGGGATCGCGGGGAACCAGATAGGCGCCTATATGGACAGGCAGGAGCGGGAACTTCAGGCCGTTGCGGCCGAGTCGGACGCAATGAGCCTGGCCAGGAGCCGGGACGTCCTTACCGCCACATTCAAGTCCGACGTAATGTTCGACCTCAACTCTTCCGCGCTTAAGCCCGGGGCGAATGCAGAGCTTGACCGGGTCGCAAGGATTTTGAACCAGTACCCCGAGACCGTTATCCGTGTGGAAGGCCATACGGACGCTTCGGGCCCCGAAGCGTACAACCAAAAGCTCTCCGAGAGGCGCGCCGACGCCGTTAAGAACGCCCTCACTCAGCGTAACGTCAACCCCCAAAGGATCGCAACCGTGGGCTTCGGAGAGTCCATGCCCATCTCATCCAGTGCCGCCATGAACCGCAGGGTAAATATAGTAATCGTCCCCGTAGAGGCGACGGGGTAG
- a CDS encoding AAA family ATPase: protein MNVLNEILHWSQDRPKWQRDALRRLVLTGELEDADIEALTEICKSAHGLAEAQGYSPLTKDHLPPNGTEAGHVNIQSIVHHRGVNALAEDQTVTFGTGLTVVYGDNAAGKSGYTRILKSACRARGPEGILGNVLSGTAPPTASVSIKYTVGGDGIQHEWTGEGDDESIARVSVFDSHSATVYLTEKTDVAFRPFGLDLFDKLAKACKTVRDKLECEKRALGAGGLQTLDLPEGTAAAKLVVSLSSLTDPEEVKALAMLSEEEKERLKLLGKQLVDLQAKDPAKTARELTLRAGRLRSLVNHLRAADGVLSAEAVKAIFDSQRELQTKREEAGKLRDATFPAGLLSGTGSDSWVVLWEAARQFSETEAYPDRKFPVTEEERCVLCQQRLEANAAVRLKQFETFVISATEKELREARETYTGLYKGLDELRVTNETVEEAVKEIRIEVESLADEVSASLTEAEARCGGVVKGLQNEQGMPGGLAEYTPVAAKIESLAEQLDQRVQGLQKEAGEGEKEKITTELQELEARERLGKFESHVLREIERKKKIAAYGLCLDDTRTQRVTIKSTAITKVVVTKKLKESFQDELKNLEFKHVEVELKEIGGDLGNMYHKLLLTRAPGVELPRVVSEGEARCLSIAAFFAELSTADDPSAILFDDPVSSLDYKWRDSVAYRLVEEAKTRQVMVFTHDIVFLLRLKQYAKEQDVEMLDQHVRQSMIGAGVCEQELPWVAMPVKKRIGFLKNAWQDAKKLFDAGDDKAYEKEATHMYGLLQEAWERGLEEVLLCGIVERYRVGVQTQQIEKIADISLEDCRALEVGMTKCSNWRPGHDRAPAAQQDVPEPDELIGDIKALETWVSGINKRRPR, encoded by the coding sequence ATGAATGTCTTAAATGAAATATTGCATTGGTCACAGGATCGTCCAAAATGGCAGCGGGATGCGTTGCGGCGGCTCGTTTTGACCGGCGAACTTGAAGATGCCGATATAGAGGCGTTAACGGAGATTTGTAAAAGCGCCCATGGTCTGGCGGAAGCACAGGGCTATAGCCCGCTTACCAAAGATCATCTTCCTCCGAACGGGACCGAGGCCGGTCATGTCAACATTCAGTCGATCGTTCATCACCGCGGCGTCAACGCGCTCGCGGAAGACCAGACCGTAACATTCGGGACCGGGTTGACCGTTGTGTACGGTGACAATGCAGCGGGGAAATCCGGCTATACTCGAATATTGAAAAGTGCGTGTCGGGCGAGAGGCCCTGAGGGCATTCTCGGTAACGTGCTGTCCGGTACGGCACCGCCCACAGCATCTGTTTCGATTAAATACACGGTGGGTGGCGACGGCATACAGCATGAATGGACCGGGGAAGGTGACGATGAATCCATCGCACGTGTGAGTGTTTTCGATAGCCATTCTGCAACGGTGTATTTGACCGAAAAGACAGATGTCGCATTTCGGCCCTTTGGGCTGGATCTGTTCGACAAACTGGCAAAGGCCTGCAAAACCGTTCGGGACAAGCTCGAATGCGAGAAACGGGCGTTAGGTGCCGGTGGACTGCAGACTCTGGATTTACCAGAAGGTACGGCCGCAGCAAAGCTGGTTGTAAGCCTGTCGTCCTTGACTGATCCGGAGGAGGTCAAGGCACTGGCGATGTTATCGGAAGAAGAAAAGGAGCGGCTGAAACTGCTGGGGAAGCAACTGGTCGATTTACAGGCCAAAGACCCGGCCAAAACAGCACGGGAGTTAACGCTGCGGGCAGGACGATTAAGATCTCTTGTTAATCATCTAAGGGCTGCTGATGGTGTGTTGTCTGCAGAGGCCGTGAAGGCTATCTTCGATTCGCAACGAGAATTGCAGACGAAGAGAGAGGAAGCAGGGAAACTGCGTGACGCAACTTTTCCGGCAGGGTTGTTGTCTGGAACGGGATCGGATAGCTGGGTGGTATTGTGGGAAGCGGCCAGGCAGTTTTCAGAAACGGAGGCTTATCCGGATCGCAAATTCCCTGTGACGGAAGAAGAGCGTTGTGTGCTGTGTCAGCAGCGTCTTGAAGCGAATGCAGCCGTGCGGTTGAAGCAATTTGAGACCTTTGTTATTTCGGCTACCGAGAAAGAGCTTCGCGAGGCGCGAGAGACCTACACCGGACTTTACAAAGGCCTGGACGAATTGCGCGTCACCAACGAGACGGTGGAAGAAGCTGTCAAAGAAATCCGGATTGAAGTCGAGAGCTTGGCCGATGAGGTTAGCGCTAGTTTGACAGAGGCGGAAGCACGATGTGGCGGCGTGGTCAAGGGGTTGCAGAACGAACAGGGCATGCCAGGGGGGCTAGCGGAATATACGCCGGTTGCCGCGAAGATTGAGAGCCTGGCAGAGCAATTGGATCAGCGCGTGCAAGGGTTGCAAAAAGAGGCTGGCGAAGGGGAGAAGGAAAAGATTACCACGGAATTGCAGGAATTGGAGGCGCGTGAACGCCTTGGAAAATTCGAAAGTCATGTTTTGCGGGAGATCGAGCGCAAGAAGAAGATTGCAGCGTATGGGTTATGTCTCGACGACACGAGAACACAGCGAGTTACGATAAAGAGCACAGCTATAACAAAGGTCGTTGTGACGAAAAAACTTAAGGAAAGTTTTCAGGATGAGCTAAAAAACCTTGAATTTAAGCATGTGGAGGTCGAACTTAAGGAGATAGGTGGAGACTTGGGTAATATGTATCACAAGCTGCTCTTAACGAGGGCCCCCGGGGTCGAGCTACCGAGAGTGGTGAGTGAAGGCGAAGCGCGGTGTTTGTCGATTGCGGCATTCTTTGCCGAGCTCAGCACAGCCGATGATCCGTCCGCCATTCTGTTTGATGATCCGGTGTCATCACTGGATTACAAATGGCGCGACAGTGTTGCGTATCGACTTGTCGAGGAAGCCAAGACGCGGCAGGTAATGGTATTTACGCACGACATCGTATTTTTGTTGCGGCTGAAGCAGTACGCGAAAGAGCAAGACGTAGAGATGCTGGATCAGCATGTCAGACAGTCAATGATCGGAGCGGGTGTTTGTGAGCAGGAGTTACCGTGGGTCGCAATGCCGGTCAAAAAAAGGATCGGTTTCTTAAAGAATGCGTGGCAGGATGCTAAGAAACTATTTGATGCGGGGGACGATAAAGCGTATGAAAAAGAGGCAACTCATATGTACGGATTGTTGCAGGAAGCGTGGGAACGTGGTCTCGAAGAAGTGTTGTTGTGCGGCATCGTGGAGCGCTACAGAGTGGGTGTTCAGACACAACAGATCGAAAAAATTGCGGATATATCGCTGGAGGACTGCAGAGCCTTGGAGGTTGGGATGACGAAGTGCTCGAATTGGAGACCGGGCCATGATCGGGCCCCTGCAGCGCAACAAGATGTTCCCGAGCCTGACGAACTAATAGGCGATATTAAAGCACTGGAAACTTGGGTGTCCGGTATAAATAAAAGGCGACCACGATGA
- a CDS encoding ribonuclease H-like YkuK family protein: MEFLSPTFGRVTIDGMFEHIVAYIGEGEGQKYNLIIGTDSCVGKETLFVSAVVVHHVGHGGRYFYRKTRRKKMESVRQRMIYEATMSLELATVIKEKLSENGLKKLPVEIHLDVGENGDTRNVIKEVVGMVTGCGYAAVIKPDSYGATKVADRHSK, encoded by the coding sequence GTGGAATTTCTGAGCCCCACCTTCGGCAGGGTAACCATTGACGGTATGTTCGAGCATATCGTCGCCTACATAGGTGAGGGGGAAGGGCAGAAGTATAACCTCATCATCGGCACCGACTCCTGCGTGGGGAAAGAGACGCTCTTCGTCTCCGCCGTAGTCGTGCACCACGTCGGGCACGGCGGCCGCTACTTCTACAGGAAGACCCGCAGGAAAAAGATGGAGAGCGTCCGCCAGAGGATGATATACGAGGCCACCATGTCGCTCGAACTGGCCACGGTCATAAAGGAGAAGCTCTCGGAGAACGGGTTGAAAAAACTGCCGGTTGAGATACACCTCGACGTGGGAGAGAACGGCGATACCCGGAACGTCATAAAAGAGGTGGTCGGCATGGTCACCGGGTGCGGCTACGCGGCCGTGATCAAACCCGACTCCTACGGCGCCACCAAGGTCGCGGACCGCCACTCCAAGTAA
- a CDS encoding DUF3047 domain-containing protein, producing MPVLCLALLSEAAPPAPPESPATTEFFIIDRFSGEVGRDGLPEGWKPLTFRKIERHTDYTVVEEEGGEGERFLKAESRGSASGVYKEVEIDLGEYPVLRWRWKVEGVVKQGDAARKEGDDYAARVYVTFAYDPEATPFLERAKYKLLKTLYGSAPANAINYIWANKLKKGEAVPNPYTEKAMMVAVESGEGLAGRWVSEERNVYEDYKALFHFHAEPPVVTGIAVMTDTDNTGGSAVAYYDDLVFGR from the coding sequence GTGCCGGTCCTGTGCCTCGCCCTGTTGTCCGAGGCCGCCCCCCCCGCCCCACCCGAGTCCCCGGCCACCACGGAGTTTTTCATAATAGACCGCTTCTCCGGTGAGGTCGGTCGAGACGGCCTCCCCGAAGGCTGGAAGCCGCTTACCTTCAGGAAGATAGAGCGCCATACCGACTACACGGTCGTCGAAGAGGAGGGGGGGGAGGGGGAGCGTTTCCTCAAGGCCGAGAGCCGCGGCTCGGCGTCCGGCGTGTATAAGGAAGTGGAGATAGACCTCGGCGAGTACCCGGTCCTCCGCTGGCGCTGGAAGGTCGAGGGGGTCGTTAAGCAAGGGGACGCCGCCAGGAAAGAGGGCGACGACTACGCGGCACGGGTCTACGTGACCTTCGCCTACGACCCGGAAGCCACTCCCTTCCTTGAGAGGGCGAAGTACAAACTCCTGAAGACGCTTTACGGCAGTGCCCCGGCCAACGCCATAAACTACATATGGGCCAACAAGCTCAAGAAGGGCGAGGCCGTCCCGAACCCGTATACGGAAAAGGCCATGATGGTCGCCGTCGAGAGCGGGGAGGGGCTTGCCGGAAGATGGGTGAGCGAGGAGCGGAACGTTTATGAGGATTATAAAGCTCTGTTCCATTTCCACGCCGAGCCGCCCGTGGTTACGGGCATCGCGGTAATGACAGATACGGACAATACCGGCGGGAGTGCCGTGGCTTACTACGACGATCTGGTTTTCGGGAGATAA
- a CDS encoding class I SAM-dependent methyltransferase, which yields MEKRRDFKDWENYYRTEKVEAMAWYHPSLDHDFERALLEMDIHTGAVLDLGTGPGTQAVVLAEWGFNVTATDISETAVGEARGRAKRRGLEVECRQDDIRHTKLKGPFDIVFDRGCFHVMQPEEREGYVKTVAGLVRPGGYLFLKCFSVEETMEEGPYRFTPEEIRAVFGTSFNILSIRKSEFHGTLETFPKALFSVLRKP from the coding sequence ATGGAGAAGAGGCGCGACTTCAAAGATTGGGAGAACTACTACCGGACCGAGAAGGTCGAGGCCATGGCGTGGTACCACCCATCGCTCGACCACGACTTCGAGCGGGCGCTACTGGAGATGGACATTCACACGGGTGCGGTGCTGGATCTCGGCACCGGGCCGGGCACGCAGGCCGTGGTGCTCGCCGAGTGGGGTTTCAATGTCACGGCTACCGATATATCGGAGACCGCCGTGGGTGAGGCCCGCGGCAGGGCAAAGAGGAGGGGGCTCGAAGTAGAGTGCCGACAGGACGACATCCGGCACACTAAACTCAAAGGCCCGTTCGATATTGTTTTCGACCGGGGCTGCTTCCACGTGATGCAGCCCGAAGAGAGGGAGGGTTACGTAAAGACGGTGGCCGGGCTCGTAAGGCCCGGCGGCTATCTGTTCCTCAAGTGCTTTTCCGTTGAGGAGACCATGGAGGAGGGCCCCTACCGCTTTACCCCCGAGGAGATCCGCGCCGTCTTCGGCACGAGCTTCAATATCCTTTCCATACGCAAGAGCGAGTTCCACGGCACGCTCGAAACTTTCCCGAAAGCGCTCTTCTCCGTCCTCCGTAAACCGTAG